In the genome of Photobacterium sp. TY1-4, one region contains:
- the recG gene encoding ATP-dependent DNA helicase RecG: MSGQLLDSVALTELSGVGAKMAEKLEKIGLHNVQDLLFHLPLRYEDRTRIWPIAGALPGQHLTIQGEVISNNISFGKRRMLTVKISDQTGSATLRFFNFNAAMKNSLAEGKQVKAYGEIKRGQHGLEIIHPDYNVFSEPTELSVEETLTPVYPTTDGLRQLTLRNLTDQALALLDKAAVSELLPEGLYDRQMTLAEALHLMHRPTPDVSLDQLEEGKHPAQQRLILEELLAQNLSMLAVRSKGQQHLAWPLPPSHTLKQQLLASLPFSPTGAQQRVVGDIETDLARPHPMMRLVQGDVGSGKTLVAALAAIRAIEHGYQVALMAPTELLAEQHALNFANWLNPLGIEVGWLAGKLKGKARENELARIESGEAKMVVGTHALFQEQVVFQNLALVIIDEQHRFGVHQRLELREKGAHNGHYPHQLIMTATPIPRTLAMTAYADLETSVIDELPPGRTPIQTVAVPDSRRADIVERIRAACLNEGRQAYWVCTLIDESEVLEAQAASDTADELTAQLPELNIGLVHGRMKPAEKQAVMKRFKDGELHLLVATTVIEVGVDVPNASLMVIENPERLGLAQLHQLRGRVGRGSVASHCVLLYHAPLSKTAQKRLGVLRESSDGFVIAQRDLEIRGPGELLGTKQTGLADFKVADLVRDQHLIPQVQKLARYIHDRYPDNAQAIITRWLGRRENYSNA, encoded by the coding sequence ATGAGCGGACAACTCCTTGACAGCGTCGCCCTGACAGAACTCTCCGGCGTCGGGGCCAAGATGGCCGAAAAACTGGAAAAAATCGGCCTGCACAACGTGCAGGACCTGCTGTTTCACCTGCCGCTCCGCTATGAAGACCGCACCCGGATCTGGCCCATTGCCGGGGCCCTGCCCGGTCAGCACCTCACCATTCAGGGCGAGGTGATCAGCAACAACATCAGCTTCGGCAAACGGCGGATGCTGACGGTCAAAATCAGCGATCAGACCGGCAGCGCCACCCTACGCTTTTTCAACTTCAACGCGGCAATGAAAAACAGCCTGGCCGAAGGCAAGCAGGTCAAAGCCTATGGCGAGATCAAGCGTGGCCAGCACGGGCTGGAGATCATTCACCCCGACTACAACGTGTTTTCCGAGCCGACCGAACTCAGCGTCGAGGAAACCCTGACCCCGGTCTACCCGACCACCGACGGCCTGCGCCAGCTCACTCTGCGCAACCTGACCGATCAGGCGCTGGCCCTGCTCGACAAGGCCGCAGTCAGCGAATTGCTGCCCGAAGGTCTCTACGATCGCCAGATGACCCTGGCCGAAGCGCTGCACCTTATGCACCGGCCCACCCCGGATGTCTCCCTCGATCAACTCGAAGAAGGCAAACACCCGGCCCAGCAACGGCTGATCCTCGAAGAGCTGCTGGCGCAGAACCTGTCGATGCTGGCCGTGCGCAGCAAAGGCCAGCAACATCTGGCCTGGCCGCTGCCGCCCAGCCACACCCTGAAACAGCAGCTGCTCGCCAGCCTGCCGTTCAGCCCGACCGGTGCCCAGCAGCGGGTCGTCGGCGATATCGAAACCGACCTCGCCCGGCCCCATCCGATGATGCGTCTGGTGCAGGGGGATGTCGGCTCGGGAAAAACCCTGGTCGCAGCCCTGGCCGCCATTCGCGCGATTGAGCACGGCTATCAGGTAGCACTGATGGCCCCGACCGAACTGCTGGCCGAGCAGCATGCGCTGAACTTTGCCAACTGGCTTAACCCACTCGGCATCGAGGTCGGCTGGCTGGCGGGCAAGCTCAAGGGCAAGGCCCGTGAAAACGAACTGGCCCGGATTGAAAGCGGCGAAGCCAAAATGGTGGTCGGCACCCATGCCCTGTTCCAGGAGCAGGTGGTGTTTCAGAACCTGGCGCTGGTGATCATCGATGAGCAGCACCGCTTCGGCGTCCATCAGCGGCTGGAGCTGCGCGAGAAAGGCGCCCACAACGGCCACTATCCGCACCAGTTGATCATGACCGCCACCCCAATCCCGCGCACCCTGGCAATGACCGCCTATGCCGATCTCGAAACCTCGGTGATCGACGAGCTGCCGCCGGGCCGCACGCCCATCCAGACCGTGGCGGTGCCCGACAGCCGCCGGGCAGATATCGTCGAGCGGATCCGCGCCGCCTGCCTCAATGAAGGCCGCCAGGCCTATTGGGTCTGCACCCTGATTGATGAATCCGAAGTGCTGGAAGCCCAGGCGGCGTCAGATACTGCCGACGAGCTGACCGCCCAGCTACCGGAGCTCAATATCGGCCTGGTCCATGGCCGGATGAAACCGGCTGAAAAACAGGCGGTGATGAAACGCTTCAAGGACGGCGAGCTGCACCTGCTGGTCGCCACCACCGTGATTGAGGTCGGGGTCGATGTCCCGAACGCCAGCCTGATGGTGATTGAAAACCCAGAGCGGCTCGGTCTGGCCCAGCTCCACCAGCTGCGCGGCCGGGTTGGCCGGGGCAGCGTCGCCAGCCATTGTGTGTTGCTCTATCATGCCCCGCTGTCCAAAACCGCTCAGAAACGCCTGGGTGTGCTGCGCGAGAGCAGCGACGGGTTTGTGATTGCCCAGCGCGATCTGGAAATCCGCGGTCCCGGTGAATTGCTGGGCACCAAGCAGACCGGCCTCGCCGACTTCAAAGTGGCCGATCTGGTACGCGACCAGCATCTGATCCCGCAGGTGCAGAAACTGGCCCGCTATATTCACGACCGCTATCCGGACAATGCCCAAGCCATCATTACCCGCTGGCTCGGCCGGCGCGAGAACTACTCCAACGCCTGA
- the trmH gene encoding tRNA (guanosine(18)-2'-O)-methyltransferase TrmH: protein MSPERFQRIQSVLATRQPDLTVCMEEVHKPNNVSAIIRTADAVGVHKVHAVWPKADMRVLSHTSAGARNWVELDTHDSMVDAVAALKAQGMQVVATNLSERAIDFREVDYTLPTAIILGGEKNGITAEALSLADQDIIIPMVGMVQSLNVSVASALILYEAQRQRQAAGMYDRTTTPLPDDVVHRILFERGHPVLAKVAQRKGLPYPPLDEHGQIVADEQWWQTMQAIEPKKRKPKRH, encoded by the coding sequence ATGTCACCCGAACGTTTTCAACGGATCCAGTCGGTCCTGGCCACCCGCCAGCCGGATTTGACCGTCTGCATGGAAGAAGTGCACAAGCCCAACAACGTGTCTGCGATCATCCGCACCGCCGATGCGGTCGGTGTCCACAAAGTCCATGCCGTGTGGCCGAAAGCAGACATGCGCGTGCTGAGCCATACCTCCGCCGGTGCCCGCAACTGGGTCGAGCTGGACACCCATGACTCCATGGTCGACGCGGTCGCCGCCCTCAAAGCCCAGGGCATGCAGGTGGTTGCCACCAACCTGTCAGAGCGCGCGATTGATTTTCGTGAGGTGGATTACACCCTGCCGACGGCGATTATCCTCGGTGGCGAGAAAAATGGGATCACCGCTGAAGCGCTGTCACTGGCCGATCAGGATATCATCATTCCGATGGTCGGTATGGTACAGTCGCTCAATGTCTCGGTGGCCAGCGCCCTGATCCTCTATGAAGCCCAGCGCCAGCGTCAGGCCGCCGGGATGTACGATCGCACCACCACGCCGTTACCGGACGATGTGGTTCACCGGATCCTGTTTGAACGCGGCCATCCGGTGCTGGCCAAGGTGGCCCAGCGCAAGGGGCTGCCGTATCCGCCACTGGACGAGCACGGTCAGATCGTCGCAGACGAGCAGTGGTGGCAGACCATGCAGGCCATCGAGCCCAAAAAACGTAAACCAAAGCGTCACTAA